Part of the Sporosarcina sp. FSL K6-2383 genome is shown below.
CATTTGGTTTCACACGCCCTGAGCGTAGGAGATGCTCGCGAACCGCTTGTTCATACACCGCATCCCCCATATACGCAAGTGCTAGGGCATTTAATTGTTTAACATCTATATCACGTAAGTTGTACATCCCGTTCAGTCCCTCTTCCAGCGCGTACCCTGCGCTGTATCTTCTAAAAGGATTCCCTTCGCCTTCAACTCATCTCGGATTTCATCTGAACGATTGAAGTCTCGGTTGCGGCGCGCCTCTAATCGTTCTTCTATGAGCATTTCAATGTCTTCGTCCAACAGCTCAGCCCGGCTAGCAAATGGTAGCCCAAGAACAGATAACAAGCCGTCAAATGTCTGGATGAAATGCTGCAGTACATCCGCCTGCGTATTCTTCTCTAATAAATAGACGTTAGCTAACTTCACAAGTTCGAAAATCGACGCAACTGCGTTAGCTGTATTAAAGTCATCATCCATCGCTAGTTCGAATGTTCGTTTGATTTCATCCACTTTGTGTAGCCAGATATCTTTCTGATCACCAAGGTCAGCAGAAGTCGCAAGTCGATGTTCCAAATTATTGTACGCTGTACGAATACGCTCTAAACCGTTCGCGGCTCCTTCAACAAGATGCTGCGAGAAATTGACCGGATGTCTGTAATGAACAGATAATATAAAGAAACGCAATACTTGCGGATCAATCTGTTTACGAATATCGTTGACGAGCACAAAGTTACCTAGTGATTTCGACATTTTTTCATTATCAATATTAATATATCCATTATGCATCCAGTAACGCGCAAACGGCTTACCTGTCATCGCTTCTGATTGCGCAATTTCATTTTCATGGTGCGGGAACGTCAAGTCTTGCCCACCTGCATGGATATCAATCGTATCGCCCAGATGCTCACGCGCCATCACCGAACATTCGATATGCCAACCCGGACGCCCAGCACCCCATGGACTTTCCCATGAAATTTCGCCTTCCTTCGCTGCTTTCCACAACGCAAAATCAAGAGAGTTTTCTTTTTTAACGCCTTCCTCAATACGTGCACCAATCTTCAACTCATCTGTCGATTGTTGGGATAGCTTGCCGTATCCTACAAATTTCTGCGTACGATAGTAGACATCTCCTTGTGATTCGTAAGCAAATCCTTTATCAATCAGCACTTTAACAAAATCAACAATGTCTTCGATGTGATCTGTCACACGCGGGTGGACATCAGCCTTACCACAACCAAGTGCCCCAACATCTTCAAAATAGGCGTTAATAAACCGATCTGTTAGCTCACCCACTTCTTCCCCTAACTCATTGGCAGCTTTAATAATTTTATCGTCAACATCTGTAAAATTCGAGACATATGATACATCAAAACCGCGATATTCAAGATAGCGTCGAACCGTGTCAAAAACAA
Proteins encoded:
- the cysS gene encoding cysteine--tRNA ligase; the encoded protein is MTIQIYNTLTRKKEPFIPMEEGKVKMYVCGPTVYNYIHIGNARPVIVFDTVRRYLEYRGFDVSYVSNFTDVDDKIIKAANELGEEVGELTDRFINAYFEDVGALGCGKADVHPRVTDHIEDIVDFVKVLIDKGFAYESQGDVYYRTQKFVGYGKLSQQSTDELKIGARIEEGVKKENSLDFALWKAAKEGEISWESPWGAGRPGWHIECSVMAREHLGDTIDIHAGGQDLTFPHHENEIAQSEAMTGKPFARYWMHNGYINIDNEKMSKSLGNFVLVNDIRKQIDPQVLRFFILSVHYRHPVNFSQHLVEGAANGLERIRTAYNNLEHRLATSADLGDQKDIWLHKVDEIKRTFELAMDDDFNTANAVASIFELVKLANVYLLEKNTQADVLQHFIQTFDGLLSVLGLPFASRAELLDEDIEMLIEERLEARRNRDFNRSDEIRDELKAKGILLEDTAQGTRWKRD